CGGCCGCCGGCCCGCCAGTCCGGACCGTGCACCACCGCCTCGACCGGTCCCGCCGGTCCCCGGAACGTCTCCAGCCTGGCCTGCCACCGGGCGGGCTCCCGGACCGGCTCCGGCTCCTCGCCCATCCGGACGTCCGCCTCTCCCGGCGGCAGCCAGCCGAAGGCCGTCGGCCGCGCCGACGGGGAGAACGGGAACCACAGCCCGTGGCCGGTCCACACCGCGGGGGGAGAGATCTTTCCCGGCGGCACGGCGATCCACCGGAGCGTCTCCGCCTCGATGTCGTACAGCGCGAGCTCCGACCGGGCACCTCGGGTGACGGCGAACGCCAGGCTCCTACCGGCCGGGTCCAGCGCGACCGGCGCGATCACGCCGGGCAGCCCGTCGAGCCCCTCCAGGAGGCGTACGGGGCCGGGCTCGCGCGACTCGACCAGGCCCAGCCGCGGCCCGGCTCCGGTCTCGACCGCGAGCAGGACCCGGCCGGCACCGGCCAGCAGGACATGGCAGGCCCCGTCCACCGGCGGATCGAGGAACGGGCCGGTCGTCCCGGTGCCGGGGTCGACGGTGACCGGCGTGGGCGTGCCGTCGAGGATCGCGGTGGCGACGATCCGCCCGTCGTGGAACACCGCGCCGCCCAGGCGGCCGGGGACGCGCGCCACCGGCTCCAGCCAGGGGTCCTCCCCGGTCAGCCGATGGACGACCGAGGATCCGTCCGCCTCGACGCCGACCGCGGTCGCGAGCCATCCCGGACGGCCGGGACCGGGCAGCAGCCGCAGCGACCCCTCGACGGTGCCGATCGTGCGCCCCCGCCCGTCCGGGCCGAACAGCCGGACCACCTGGCGCCCCGGCTCGTGCCAGGCGAGCACCAGCCCGCCGTCCTCCAGGACGACGATCTGGGCCATCGCGGACTCGCCGGTGAGTTCGGCGCGCATCGTCACCCGTGGTCCGCCGCCGGTCAGCTCCCAGCCCTCGACGTACGGGGTCTCCCGGTCGTCGGACGCCAGGCAGGCCGCGCGCGTCCCTCCCGTGGAGAACCTCGCGCCGCCGCGCGACATGATCGGCGGGCCGGTCATCGCAGCCCGCCCACGAGGTCGGCGGCCGAGTGCGCGCCCGCCAGGGATCCCGGCCACCCGGCGTCGGCCGTCAGCATGCGCGGCCCGCCGTGCCGCAGGCGCAGCAGGAACCCGACGACGCCGGTCAGGCCGACGCCGTAGTCCACGGTGACCTGCGTGCCCGACTCGTCCGGCACGACCATCCGCCCGTCGCGCAGGGCGTGCCTGGCGTGCAGGCACGCCGCCAGTTCCTCGGCCCAGCCGTGGTAGGGCCCGCCGACCGCGTCCGCCATGTCGAGCAGGAACTCGCCGTTGCCTGCCAGCCCGTGGCACATGGCGGAACCGCTGCTCCAGCGGATCCGGTAGACCGCGCTCGCCGCCCCCTCGGCCAGCTCGAGGGCGACGGGGTCGCCGGTGGCGCGCCAGAGCCTGAGCAGGAACGTGCCGACGCCCGAGGCCCCGTTGCACAGGTTGTAGAGCATGCCCTCGCCCTGACCGCCCCCTCGGTCGGTGCGCCAGCGCGCGCCCCAGGGACCGTGCTCGGCCGCGTCCGCGAGGGTCCGGCCGGCGGCACGGGCCGTGTCGAGATAATCCTCCCGGCCGGTCGCCTCGGCGGCGCCCAGCAGGAACGTGCCCACCCCGGCGACTCCGTGGGCGAACCCGAGGTGGGTGATGCCCGCCAGCATGGAGTCGAAGTCCGGGGGGACCTGCCAGAACACGCCGTCGTCGGCGTGCCCGGCCGCGGCCAGCAGGCCGTCCGCGCAGTCGGCGACCCGGTCGAGGAACTCCTGCCGCCCGGTCTCCCGCCAGAGGTGGAGCTGGGTCAGGCCCGCCCCCGCGGCGCCGTGGAAGAGATCCGGGTTGGGCCAGCGCACCGGCAGCTCCAGCGCGAGCCGTACGGCCTTCTCCGCGAGGTCGTCGTCCCCCAGGTACCCGGCCGCGTCGTACAGGGTCCACGCGGTTCCCGCCCGGCCGAAGTACAGGCCGGGCAGCACGCTCGGCGCGGCGGTGTGGCTCGCGTCGATCCAGGCCGCCACGCGGGCGGTCGCCGCACGCAGGTCGTCTCGGCCGAGAACCCCGGCCGCCCGGGTGAGAACGCCGAGGACCCCGGCCGCGCCGTGCTGCACGGCGCACGCGTCGGTGCCCGTGCCGAACGGCGTGCTCGGCCACAACCGGCCGGCGCCCTTCCCGGCCATCGTGGCGAGGACGTGCGCCAGGCCGTCGTCGATCATCCGTTCCTGGAGTGCCCGGCCGAGCCGGACGGACGAGGGGCCACCGGCCGGGAGCGGCGACGGCTCCGCGACGGCGAGCGGAGTGCCGGTGGACGGGGACGGCGGGGCCGGTGTGGACGGCCCGGTTGACGAGGCGCCGGTGAGCGAGGGCTCCGGGGACTCCGGGGACGGGGACTCCGGATCGGCGAGGAACGCCGCCAACCGCTCCAGCGACCAGCGCCGCAGCGGATCCTGCGCGCACAGGCCGCGGATCGCCGGGGCCAGCAGCCGCGCGGAGTGGTTGTTCCCGCCGATCGGGGACAGCAGGGCGTCCAGCCGTTCGACGGCCGGCCGGGGCTCCGGCCGGTCGGCGGCGAAGGCGGCGTTGAGGCCGGTCACCAGGTAGAACAGCATCGCCCCGAGGGAGAAGAGATCGGCGGACTGGCCGGGGGCGGGCCCGTAGAGCTCGGCGGCCGCGTACTCCGGCGCCCCGTAGCCCGGGGTGTAGGCGCGTCGCCCCCACCGCCCGGCCGTGGTGACGAACTCCGGGTCGATCAGCCGCAGCTCGCCCTCGGGGGTGACCATCACGTTGTTGGGGCTGAAATCCCGGTACACCAGTCCCCGGTCGTGGACTTCGGCGACCAGGCCGGCCAGGCTCGCCGCCATGGCGAGGACGTCCTCGGCGGGCAGGCCGAGGTCACGGTCCTCCAGCTCGCCGAAGCACCGCTGCACCCAGTGCGTCAGCGTGAGACCCGGGACCACGGTCTCGACGAGGAAGACGTGGTCGTCCTGCTCGAACACCTCGACCAGTTCGGGGCCCAGGCCGGAGAGCGCGGTCAGCGCCGCCGCCTCGTCGCGCAGCCCGTCGCGGGCGTCGCGCCCGGTGAGCCCGCCGCCGACGTGCGCGCGAGCCTGCTTGATCACGACGTCCTGGTCCGTCTCACGGTCGAGGGCGCGGTAGACGCCGCCGCGCGCGGAGTGCCGAATCGCCTCGCTGACCACGTACCTGTCGCGCAGGAGGACCTGCTTCGGCTTGGCGGACGCCGCGTCCGCCCTGCCCTCGGGCCCGGGAATCGGCAGCGTGGCCCACGGGGGCGGGCAGAACCACGGCTTGCGCGCGTCCTCGACCGTGGTGCCGTCCGGCGCGCGCAGCCGCGCCTCCCGCACACCCTCGTGGCTCACGTGCGGCACGCCCCTGAACGCGCCGTAGCGGTAGTGGACGACGCTCCCCTTGCGGTACGGCCGGTCGGAGAGGATCGCGGGACCGGGCAGCCCGGCCGTCGCCAGGTCGAGCGCCTCCGCCAGCACGCGGAAGTGATCGTCGTCGCGGGGGTAGGCGGTGATGAACTTGCCGCACTGCGCCCGGTCGTACCGGGCGGAGGTCAGATCCTCGACGTATTCCGCGCGGGCCGCGAACTTGAACGAGCATCCGTGATGGACGAGCACGCGCGCCGCCCGGTGGAGCACCTCGGGGGCGGACAGCGGGGTGGCGGAGACGTGCAGCTTCCAGCCCTGAACGCGGGAGGGGACCTCCGGCGGGGTGACGCGGCACCAGAAGTCGTCCTCGACCATCTCCCAGTCGTCCGCGCCCTGGTCGGAAAGAACCAATCGCACGAGTCCCTGGAGGGGGAAGTCAGCGGCGGGGAGGATCCCCTTCTCGCCGATCGGCATGGCAACTCCCGTCGATATCGCCTCGCGGTTCCGCCACGACGTGGCGGCGCAGCGGGCCGTCCCGGAGCGAACTCCGAACGAGCCGGCAGGAGTTGACCTTCACAGAGACGCGAATCCACGTCGTCCGTTGAACTACGTATTCGGTGTACGTAACCTCTTTTTGGCCACGCATTCGGTGTCGATAACTCAATCTCACAGAGCATTACGTGCATTGGTGCTGAAAATAGCCACGTGGGGTCTGTGGAGACGCAGCCGGGCGGACGCCTCATGGAGCGGTCAGCCGGTCAGTGGCCGACAGGCATCGGTCAATGGCCGGCAGCCAGTGGTCAGCGGTTAGTGGTCAGCGGTCCGTCGTGCCGGGGATCTCGCCCTGGCCGATGGCACTCGCCAGGGCGACGCGGGAGGAGACCTGTAGCTTCCGGTAGATCCGGGCGAGATGGGTCTCCACCGTCCTGGGGCTGAGGAAGAGCTCCTCAGCGATCTCCCGCGAACGCTTGCCCATCGCCGCGAGACGGGCGATCTCCCACTCCCGGCCGGTGAGCAGCCCAAGGGCGCCGGGCGCGCCGGTGGGCGGCGCGCTCTCCTCACGGACCTCCGACGCGCTCCGCACCCGCGGCTCCTCCTCGCGTACGCGCGACGCCTCCTCGCACACGCGCACCGCCCCGCAGCCCTCGGCGACGGCCACGGCCACCTCCAGCCAGCCCGCCGCCACCTCCGGCCCGCGGGCCGCCCCGGCCGAGCGGGCTCCGGCCACCAGCGTCCACGCGTGCTGCACCGGCAGCCCCGCGCGGCGGAAGCCCTCGGCCGCCTGCTCGAACAGCGTGGCCGCCGCGTCGTGCCCGCCGTCCGTCAGATGGACCAGGGCCTGAGCCCGGCGAGCGTACGCCCGCTGGGCGGGCAGCCCGAACCGCTCGGCGTCGGCGTCCGCGCCGTCGGCCGAGCGCCGGGCCAGGTCACGCTCCCCGCACCGGGACGCGGCCGTCGACAGCAGCGCCAGCATCGAAGGACGGAAGATCGGCTGGAGCAGCGGCAGTCCCTCGCCGCCGCCCTCCTCCAGCAGAACCCGCACGCACCCGGAGGCGTCTCCGTCCATCAGGCGTATCTGGGCCAGCAACCCGACCGCGGTGCCCGCCCACCAGCCCCGGACGGGCAGGGTCCTGCGCACCCCCTCCTCGGCGAGCGCGACGATCTCGGCGGTGTCCCGCCGCCCCCGTGCCCACATCAGGGCCCCGGCCCGCATCGCCATGGCCAGTCCCACCGCGTTGTCCGCCCCGATGCCGTGGGCGAGCCGTTCCACCTCCAGCGCCCGCTGCCGGGCCTGCTCCAGCTGGCCGGTCCACTGGTGAAGGATGGAGAGCGCGAGCAGGCAGTGCACCACGACGTGCTGCTGCGCGCCACCGCTCGGACCTCTCAGTCCCCGGTGCAGGTGCCTGAAGGCGTCCGCGAATCGCTCCAGATAGATCTCCGAGCAGCCGACCATGGCGAGTGCCTCGGGAACGCGCGCCACCGCGGCGTCGGGCAGCCCGTCGACCAGCCGGACGCACCGGGCCAGTTCGGGCACCGCGGTGTCGACCTCGCCGATGCAGGTGTCGCCGAACGCGGAGAGAATCCGCAGGCCGAACATCGCGGCGTCGCTCTTCCCCTCCGCCTTTCCGTCCGCTTCTCCATCCGTTCCTCCCCACGTTTCTCCCGCTGCGGACCCCGCGGACCCCGCAGACCACGCGACCTCGCGGACCAGCGGGCGCGCCTGCCGGAAGGTCCCGCGCACCATGTGCACCAGCCCGTACTTGAACGTCAGGTCGGCGGTCCCGGCGGGAAGCGGGTCGGGCAGCGGGCGCGGCAGCGCCTCAAGCGCGGTGTGCGCCACCGCCTCCGCCTCGTCGTACCGGCCCAGCAGCCGCTCCACGTCGGAACAGACGGCGTGAGCCTTCAGGCGGAGGTCCACGGGGAGCTCGCGGTCGTCGCGCAGCACCTCGTGAACCAGGTCCCGGGCATCCCTGAACTGCCCGGCGGCGATCAGGGCGCGGCAACGGGCGAGCGTCAGGATGACGCGGAACGTGTTCGGCCGCTCCGTGCCCGGCAGGGCTTCGGAAGCCAGGCGCAACCAGCGCGCCGCGGTGAACGGCGCCTCGGCGACGGCCTCCTCCGCCCCCTCGACCAGCGTCCGCAGCGCCAGGGGCTCGCCCGCGCCCAGGACGTGCTCGGCGTGCCTCGCCCGCGCCACGGCGGAGGCCCCCCGCGCGGTGAGCAGGTCCAGCGCCCGGCGGTGGGCCGACAACCTGAACGAGAGATCGGCGCGCTCGTAGATGACGTGTCCCAGTAGGGGGTGGCGTACGGCGAAGCGCTGGCCCGACGCGAACGGCCGCACGATGTCGCCCCGGGTGAGCTCGGTGAGCGCCGGCAGGGTCCGTTCCAGGCCGAGACCGGAGACCTCGGCGACGTCCTCCAGGCTGAACGGGGTGGCCAGCACGGCGGCCGCCTCGACGACCAGACCGGCGTCGGGTGTGAGCGCGTCGACCTCCACGACCAGCTCCACCGACTCGCGGAGCAGGCCGTTCCTGTCGGTCCCCGGCTGGTCCGGCCAGAGGTCGGGATCCCAGCCCGCCGCGAGAAGGATGCGCACGTTGCGGGGATTGCCACAGGCGGCGACCCGCAGCCGGTCGGCGTACTCGCGAGGGTCGACGTATTCGCGAGGGTCGACGTACTCGCGGGGATCGGCGTACTCGCGGGGATCGTCGCGCCACTGGAATCCGGCGGGCCTCGCACCGCCGCCGGCCACCGGGAAGACTGCCGGTAGGCCGCCGACCGGTCGGCGGCCCTCGACGAGGGCGGCCACCGCTCCGGTGTCCAGCGGACCCGGTTCGACGCGGATCACGGTCCCGGCCTGCGCGCCGTGGTCCAGCGCCTGCAGCAGCATGGACGGGGTCCGCCGGGGGCAGTGGGCCACGGCGAGCAGGAAGGGGCCCTGCACGGGAGTACGAACAAGGTGGGCCGCGAGCCGCGCGGACTCCTCGTCGCACAGGTGCAGGTCGTCCAGTATCAGCACGCCGCCGGAGCCGGACACCCAGTTCGCGAGCAGCTCGCGGACGAGAACGCCCAGCCGGAAGATGCGCGTGGGGGTGAAGCCCAGCGTGTGCCACGGAACCGGTTCCCGGTCCCGCTTCGGGATCCGGGGGATCTCGATGCCGGGCTGGTCGCCCCAGGCGTCCATGAACACCTGCAGGGCCATCTTCGTGCCCCGTACGGCATGAGCGTGCAGCACCTGGATCCCGCTGTCGGCCGCTCGCGTCCTCAGGACGCCCAGCAGCCTCGTCTTGCCGATCCCCGGATTACCGGTGATCTCCAGCACCGTGCTCCGGCCCTCGGCGAGAGCCTTCAGCGCGTCCTCGATGCGCGCGATCTCCGCGTCTCGCCCGACCAGTCCTGTATGCGATGGTGCTGCGCACATGTATGCCCTTCCCGACAGTGTCCGGCGGGTTCCCGCAGCCGTCAGCCGACTTTTGCCGTCGCCGACTGAAGCGCTTCAGGATGATCGAATCATCTGCACTCACCGAGGACGGTAAACGTATCCACCGACAGGATTCATAGGATTCGGGACATCGCCGCGTCCTACCTGGCCGGAGGCCACCCGCTCCGGGCGAGAGTGCGGACCGGACCCGCCGGCGAGCCGTTCGAAGGGCTTCGGTCTGGCGGAGATCCGCGCCCGCGGGTCGCCGTCTCCGGGTGTCCTGAGGGTGGTGACAGACTTCGCTCATGGACTCGGAGAGCATCACGGCGGCGGTGGCGGGCACCTGGGAGCTCGGTGACCTGACGGTCAACCGGATCGGGTTCGGCGCGATGCGGCTGACGGCGAACGCCGACGGCACGCCGAGCGATCGTGACCGGGCGATCGCCGTGCTGCGCCGCGCGGTCGAGCTCGGGGTGAACCACATCGACACCGCCGCGTTCTACTTCTCGCCGCTGCGTTCCGCCAACGAGCTGATCAACCGGGCGCTGGCCCCGTACCCCGACGACCTGGTCATCACCACGAAGGTCGGGCCGGGCAAGGACCCCTCGGGCGCGTGGCTGCCGCCGGCCGGGCCGGGGCAACTGCGCGGCCAGGTCGAGGAGAACCTCCGCCAGCTCGGCCGCGACCACCTCGACGTGGTGAACCTGCGCGTCCACGGGCCCGACTCGATCGCCGAGCGCTTCGGCGCGCTGGCCGAGCTGCGCGACGCCGGGCTCATCCGCCACCTGGGCATCTCCAACGTCAGGCCCAAGCACCTCGCCGAGGCCCTCGCCATCGCCCCGGTGGTCTGCGTGCAGAACAGGTACGGCCTCGGTGCGAGCCCCGAGCGTCGCGGGTTCCTGCGCGTCTGCGGCGAGCAGGGCATCGCGTTCGTGCCGTTCTTCGCGATCGCCGGGGAGGGGCGCGAGGCGGGCGCGAGCGGCGCCGACGACGAGGCGGTCCTCGCCGTCGCGCGCGCCCATGGGGCGACGGCCGCGCAGGTCCGGCTGGCGTGGACGCTGCGGCACGGGCCGCATGTGCTGGCCATCCCGGGCACCGGAAATCCGGACCACCTGGTCGCCAACGTGGCCGCCGGAGCGCTGCGGCTCTCGGACGACGAGCTCGCCCGCCTCGAAAGGGAGACCCCGGTCACCTTCTGACCACCGGGACGTCAGGTGATCACGACTCGCCGGCCGCCCGGTAGGTGCACAGGTACGCGCCCGCGTCGCTGGTGGTCGTGGAGACCAGCTCGAACGCACGCAGGGCGCCGTCGGCGGGGAAGATGCTCTTCCCGCCGCCGAGGATCACCGGCATGACCACGAGCCGGAGCTCGTCGACCAGGCCCTCGCCCAGGAGGGTGCGCGCGAGCATGGGGCTCCCCATGACCAGCAGGTTGCCGCCGTCGGTCTCGCGCAGTTTCCGGATGTGGGCGACGGCCTCGCCGCCGGGGATGCGCGTGGTGTTGTTCCACGTCAGCTCGTCGTCGCCCAGCGTCCGGGACACGACGTACTTCGGGAGGGCGTTCATCTGGTCGGCGAACGGGTCACCGGCCCGCTCGGGCCACGCCGCGGCCATGTTCTGCCACGTGCGGCGCCCGAACAGCAGTGCCTCGGTCCCGATCAGCGCGCCGTCGAAGGCGCCGCCGACCACGTCGGGGTCGAAGAACGGGTGGGACCAGCCGCCGTGGGCGAAGCCGCCGTCGGTGTCCTCCTCGGCTCCGCCCGGCGCCTGCACGACGCCGTCCAGGCTGATGAACTCGATGATCATGATGCGCATGGAATTCGCTCCTCTGGGGGGTGTGTTCTGAGGGGTGGCGTCACCGGTCCGGACGAGCACGTGCGCGTCCGGACCACCACGGACCGGTCAGGCCGCCGGGCGTCCCGCGCGGCCGACCTGATGCGTCAGCCCGCTTCTTTCACGCTCGGGTGCAGGGCGACGACGATCCGGTGGTCGCGGCCGTTCTCGGCGGACTCGTCGTGGTACTTGGACACCAGGGCCGTGACGGCACCGGCGAGCTCCCCGGCGAACGCGGCCCGGTCGGCGGCCGAGGCGAAGCGCACCTCGCCGTCGATCGCGAAGGTCGCGACGCGCTTGCGCGCCTTGGCGGCGCCGGTGAGGAGCGCCCCGACGTCGCGGACCAGCCGGGCCGCGACCGCCAGCAGCCAGCTCGCCGACAGCTGGTCGGGGGAACGGGCCGGGTCGGGCTCGACGGACGCCAGCGCGGTCGGGGAGATCACGTAGGAGGCCGCGGTCGCGCGCATGATGCGCTCGTTGACGTTGCCCTTGCGCCGCTCCTCGATCATCTCGACGAGCCCGTGCGCCTCAAGCGTCTTCAGGTGGTAGTTGACCTTCTGCCGGGGCAGGCCGACCTTGGCGGCCAGCATGGTCGCGGATCCGGGCTCGCTCAGCTCGGCCAGCAGCCGGGCCCGGATGGGGTCCAGCGAGGCCTCGGCCGCGGCCGGGTCCTCGATCACGGCGATGTCCTGCATGTCCGCAGACTACTTCCGACAAATTATATTGTCAAGAAAGTCTTATTTTCCGGAACCGCGGGTCGCGTTGACCGTCGGCCGGGGCCGCACGGCATATGGGCATGATGTCCTGAATCCAGGAACCGGCGGGTTCGGGCGGACAGTACATGTGTGTGGAAACGACTATGCGTGCCCGGGTACGCGCCGGGGATCCGGATGCCTTCAGCCGGCTGTTCGACGACCACGCGCGTTCGGTCTACAACCACGCTTTCCGGCTGACCGGCGACTGGTCGGCCGCCGAGGACGTGGTGTCCCTCACCTTCCTTGAGGCGTGGCGGCTGCGGGGCAGGGTCGACGCGGACGGCGGCTCGCTGCGGCCCTGGCTGCTGGGTGTCGCGACCAACGTGGCCCGCAACGTCAACCGCGCCTCCCGGCGGCACGCGGACGCGCTGGCCAGGCTGCCTCCGGGCGAGGCGGTGCCCGACATCGCCGAGGAGGTGGCGGGCCGAGTCGACGACGACGAGCTGCTGGCCTCCGTGCGGGCGGCCCTGGACGCGCTGCGCAGGCCGGAGCGGGAGGTGCTCGCGCTGTGCGTGTGGGCCGGGCTCGGGTACGCCGAGGCGGCTGAGGCCCTCGGCGTACCGGTGGGCACGATCCGCTCCCGGCTCTCGCGGGCGCGGAGGAGATTGCGGAGGCTCGCCACGAACACGAACACGAACACGGCGACGGCGACGGCGACGGCGACGGGAGAGAGTCGGGAACCGCGGGCGCGGTCCAGACAGGTAAACGGTGACCGCGACAACGCGGTCCGGCTCGTTCGGGAGAAGCACCTGTGAATGTCCCCAAGCCCCAGGCCGATCACGATCAGATCGAGGAGCTGGCCCGGCTGCTGCCGGTCCCGGTGGAGCGGGATCTTCCGGCGGGCCGTCGCCGACCGCTCAAGGAGTTCTTGATGACCGAGATCCACCAGGACGCCCAGCCCGCCGGGCCGAAGTGGCGGCTGCCGCGCCCTGCCCTCCTGGTCCCCCTGCTCGCCGTCGCCGCCGCCGTGGCGGTCGCCGCCCCGCCGGCCCTCGGCGGCGGTGCGGCCCACGCCGTCTCCAAGAACGACGACGGCACCATCTTCATCACCATCAACGAGGCCAGGGACCCCAAGAGCCTGCAGGCGGACCTGCGGGACATGGGTCTCAACGCGGTCGTCGACTACATCCCCAGGGGCAAGAAGTGCAGCCCGCAGCCCCGCAGCCAGAGCTTCCTGCCCAAGGAGGAGCCTTCCCTCACCGTCTGGCCGGGACCGGAGACCCAGGAGTCCGGCTTCACGATCGACCCCAGGGCCGTCGGGGACGGCCAGGTCGCGGTGCTGGAGTTCAGCGTCTCCGAGCAGCCGCGGATGGCGGTCGCCGGCATCTGGGCGCGCGTTTCCAACGGCCCCGTGGCCGACTGCGTGCTGGTCGACAGCACCGAGGCCCCGCTCGGCCCGCCCAAGGGGGACTGACCACCCCCTCCACAGGTGCGGCGGAGCCGGGCCATCCCCACGGGGCTCCCGCCGCACCTCTGGAGGCCCTGGCGGAGGTCGGCCATCCGGGTCGTTCGAGGCTGTGGGGCAGCGGGTACGACACGGACCCGGAGCACCGCCACGCCTTCCTCGGAGACGAAAGTCCGGCCCCGGTTTCCACCGGTGGACCCGGAGAGGAACCGAGCGGGCCGGTCCTGGCACGTCCCGGTTTCACGGGCGTCTCCCGCGCGCCGGTCAGGGCGTCAGCGGACGGTTCCGTCCCACTGCCACCGCGTTCTGCGGCCGAGACCGGGAAGAGGGATGCGGCCCGTGCACCACAGCAGCGTGTCGGAGGCGCCGTGACCGTCCGGAGCACCGGGAAAGAGCCGCTCGACCGCGGGGGCGCACAGGTCGTCCGGCGGGGTCCAGGCGAGGTCGAAGGCACGCGCGATGTCGTGGCTGTGGACGACCAGTTCGACGACGCCCATGGCGGCGAATCCCGGGCCGTCCGAGTGTCCCCACGGATGCCAGGCGCGTACTTCGGGCCCGGATTCGCGGACGGCGGAGGCGAGGATGGTCCCCGCGATCCGGATGCCTTCCAGACACGCGGGGATGGGCGCCCGTTCGTCGAGCGAGGCGAACAGGGTGATGTAGCGGTCGGTCGGCTGGGCGATGAGCAGTCCGGCGTACCCGACCACGCCGAGGGCGATGTGGTCCAGAGTCTTCCGGCAGTCCCACTCCAGGTCCCCTGCGCCACGGGACCAGTCGTGCCCGACCCCCTTGCCCAGCACGGACACGCATTCGGCGGTGGCCTCGCCGACAAGGCGTGGCCAGGGGTTCGTCACGAGCGGCGATCCTCGCTCATGACGAGGGGCGCGGCGGCGACGCTCGGGGAAGGGGCGCCCCTGAAGTGCTCGACGATGCGCGCGTAGCTGTCGAGCGCGTGGCCCCCGGCGATCGCCTCCTTGATGAGGGTCCTGGTGTACTCGGGCATCGCGGCGTCGACGCCCCGGGCCCGGCTCTCGTGGACGAGGTGTTCGACCGGGGGCAGCTGGGTTTCGAGCGTGGCGTCGGTGGCCAGATACTCGCCCGCGTCGATCTGATGGGCGTACTCCGTCATGAACGAGGCCACGCCGGTGAGCCAGCCGGTCGCGTACGGCAGGAACGTCGTCGCCGTGATCTTCTCGGTGCCGACCAGCGCCACGGCGTGCATGAAGCTGTTGAAGGTCCCCCACATGATGCCGAGCAGGGCCACGTCGTACAGCGACGGGATGCCCGTGTCGGCGCTCAGGTGGGTGGTCCCGCCCCCGAGCAGCTCCAGCGTGGGCCGGTGCGCCGTGAAGATCTCGTGGGGCCCGCCGTACAGGATGACGGCCTCGGGGGTGCCGATGCCCGGCGGCGTCATCATGATCGCCCCGTCCAGATACCCGGCGTCGCGGTCGTCCGCCCACCCGGCCATCTCGCGGGCCTCGTCCGAGGAACCGGACGTGAGGTTCACCAGGACGCGGCCGGACAGGGCGTCGCCCGCCGGGTCGAGGATCTCGCGCACGGCGTCGTAGTCCCGTACGCAGACGATCACCAACGGGCTCGCCGCGACCGCCTCCTTTACCGTGGCCGCCTCGACCGCTCCGGCGGCGACCAGTTCGCCGGCCTTGTCGCGGGTACGGTTCCACACCGTCGTCGGGTGGCCCCCGGCCAGGAGGGCGCCGGCCAGGGCCCGGCCCATCAGGCCCAGTCCGATCACCGTCACCGCAGGACGGCCGTCGGTTCTGTCATTGCTTGTCGTGCGAGTCATCCGCTCGTTCCCCGTTCGCTGACATGGCACCGGTGGCTCCGGACCGCGATCAGCCTCGCAGTGCCCGCCATGGCCCGAAAGTGGCAGGACTGACGACATACACCAAATTCCCGCCATAGGATGACGAACATGAGAGCCGGTTCCGTCGCCCTGGCCGTGATCAACGACGAATCCATCCCGATGTGGGACATGTACGAGCTGGGCATCGCCTGCACGGTCTTCGGCGTGCCCCACACCGACCTGGCGGACCCGTGGTACGACCTGTGGCTGTGCGGCATGCAGGCGGGCACCGCGCTCAGCGGACCCGGCTTCGTCCTGAACACCCCCCACGGGATGGACCGCCTGGCCGACGCCGACACCGTGATCGTTCCCGCGGTGCCCGAGGCCTGCATCGACGGTGACCTGGAACTCCCGGAGGAGCTGCTCCGGGCGCTCCGCCGGGCCGCCGCCGCCGGCGCGCGCATGGTCTCCCTGTGCAACGGCGCCTTCGCGCTCGCCGCCGCCGGGCTCCTGGACGGCCGTCGCGCCACCGCCCACTGGTCGCACATCCCCACCCTGGCCAGGCGCTATCCAAAGGTGCGGGTCGACGAGTCGGTGCTGTACGTCGACGACGGCGACGTGCTCA
This region of Streptosporangium sp. NBC_01495 genomic DNA includes:
- the lanL gene encoding class IV lanthionine synthetase LanL is translated as MPIGEKGILPAADFPLQGLVRLVLSDQGADDWEMVEDDFWCRVTPPEVPSRVQGWKLHVSATPLSAPEVLHRAARVLVHHGCSFKFAARAEYVEDLTSARYDRAQCGKFITAYPRDDDHFRVLAEALDLATAGLPGPAILSDRPYRKGSVVHYRYGAFRGVPHVSHEGVREARLRAPDGTTVEDARKPWFCPPPWATLPIPGPEGRADAASAKPKQVLLRDRYVVSEAIRHSARGGVYRALDRETDQDVVIKQARAHVGGGLTGRDARDGLRDEAAALTALSGLGPELVEVFEQDDHVFLVETVVPGLTLTHWVQRCFGELEDRDLGLPAEDVLAMAASLAGLVAEVHDRGLVYRDFSPNNVMVTPEGELRLIDPEFVTTAGRWGRRAYTPGYGAPEYAAAELYGPAPGQSADLFSLGAMLFYLVTGLNAAFAADRPEPRPAVERLDALLSPIGGNNHSARLLAPAIRGLCAQDPLRRWSLERLAAFLADPESPSPESPEPSLTGASSTGPSTPAPPSPSTGTPLAVAEPSPLPAGGPSSVRLGRALQERMIDDGLAHVLATMAGKGAGRLWPSTPFGTGTDACAVQHGAAGVLGVLTRAAGVLGRDDLRAATARVAAWIDASHTAAPSVLPGLYFGRAGTAWTLYDAAGYLGDDDLAEKAVRLALELPVRWPNPDLFHGAAGAGLTQLHLWRETGRQEFLDRVADCADGLLAAAGHADDGVFWQVPPDFDSMLAGITHLGFAHGVAGVGTFLLGAAEATGREDYLDTARAAGRTLADAAEHGPWGARWRTDRGGGQGEGMLYNLCNGASGVGTFLLRLWRATGDPVALELAEGAASAVYRIRWSSGSAMCHGLAGNGEFLLDMADAVGGPYHGWAEELAACLHARHALRDGRMVVPDESGTQVTVDYGVGLTGVVGFLLRLRHGGPRMLTADAGWPGSLAGAHSAADLVGGLR
- a CDS encoding alpha/beta hydrolase family protein; this translates as MTGPPIMSRGGARFSTGGTRAACLASDDRETPYVEGWELTGGGPRVTMRAELTGESAMAQIVVLEDGGLVLAWHEPGRQVVRLFGPDGRGRTIGTVEGSLRLLPGPGRPGWLATAVGVEADGSSVVHRLTGEDPWLEPVARVPGRLGGAVFHDGRIVATAILDGTPTPVTVDPGTGTTGPFLDPPVDGACHVLLAGAGRVLLAVETGAGPRLGLVESREPGPVRLLEGLDGLPGVIAPVALDPAGRSLAFAVTRGARSELALYDIEAETLRWIAVPPGKISPPAVWTGHGLWFPFSPSARPTAFGWLPPGEADVRMGEEPEPVREPARWQARLETFRGPAGPVEAVVHGPDWRAGGRVVVALHGGPDRHWSLAFDGFFQMLADAGLTVVAPNQRGSTGYGRAHAEAIVGAWGGPDLDDIRALCGTLTAGRPSGAEPPALYGSSYGGFLALLAAAADPGAWSACVAVAPFRSAASLYAQAPQPVRNLIDRLGGLGEVTDALGPRDLASLVPRIRARVLIAHGLLDETIPVTQSRELVDRLISAGHPDVTYREPANRGHIAFGARSGDPLAREITAFLTQDGHRVRAAEAATPMAR